The genomic DNA AAAATAGCAGCATAAAATAATAAGCAAAAAATCAAGGAAAAAGGTTCGATGATGAAACAGATCCCCAACCAGAAACCTCCATCAAAAAGTTTTTTTACTGTAGATTTTTCAGATTGAAGGCTATATATTTTTCTAAGAGCGAGGAATAAAGTTAGATTGATGTAAAAATTCTTATCAATCGTGATTGTATTTGGAAATAGTCCTATCAAGAGTACAAAAAATAGAAAAGCATAAGAATTATCAAAGGTTAATTCATTTTTAGAAAGAATAAAATTATAAACAGAAAACAATATTAAAAATAACACTAACGTTTTACCGAAATGTTTTAAAAAGAAGTTGATATTGTTAACATGCTGATTGTTAGTTAGTAGTGAAATAAAAAAAAGGCACAGAAAGAGTGCAAAGATCACTAAAAAATTTACAGGTTTAGATTTTCCGAAAAAATTGGCTAACATCGTTTCTTTTTATATTTTTGCACCGTAAAGATACTTAAGTTATGATAGCAGGCAATATATTTAGATTGATTGGTAGTTTATTTACTGATTATTTATTCATTCCTTTTAATTGGTTACGTTTAACTGTTAGAAATTGGTGGTCAACAAATACAGTTAATTGGATATTTTTAGTAATTCTATTGGTTTTATTTGCGTACTGGATGAAAGAAGCTGTTCGTTTTAAAAACGAAGGAACAGAGGATAGAGCTTAATTTTTAGAAGATACTTTGGGAAGCAAAAATAAACTAAAACGTTTCAAAGAAAATGAAACGTTTGCCAATGTAATTCAACCTACGAGAGAAG from Tenacibaculum maritimum NCIMB 2154 includes the following:
- a CDS encoding DUF6341 family protein is translated as MIAGNIFRLIGSLFTDYLFIPFNWLRLTVRNWWSTNTVNWIFLVILLVLFAYWMKEAVRFKNEGTEDRA